One genomic region from Kineobactrum salinum encodes:
- a CDS encoding AMP-binding enzyme: MVGELPEVSLAAVIGRAHPKWGERPVLVVELRDGCEIADTALLEVLRERVASWWVPDAVVQVKPMPLAATGKIDKMRLRSDHGGACEDRA; encoded by the coding sequence ATCGTGGGCGAACTGCCCGAAGTGTCGCTGGCGGCCGTCATAGGACGGGCGCACCCGAAGTGGGGAGAGCGTCCTGTCCTGGTTGTAGAGCTGCGCGATGGGTGCGAGATCGCCGATACGGCGTTGCTGGAAGTCCTGCGCGAACGCGTCGCCTCCTGGTGGGTACCGGACGCGGTGGTCCAGGTGAAGCCGATGCCATTGGCAGCGACGGGAAAAATCGACAAAATGCGCCTCAGATCCGATCATGGCGGGGCTTGCGAAGATCGGGCATGA
- a CDS encoding TetR/AcrR family transcriptional regulator, whose amino-acid sequence MPGNTTSRPEPASKAKRARSRSKRPTKAEQRAEMTEQILDAAEHLFSRHGLYGVTLKDVAQRVGVHHTLVNYYYNDKKQLFDAVIARRAEVTSGLRMKALDEYEEASGGKPTVEGALHAFLDTDLDLYHQGGEKWKNYGALGALASNTSYGAELMDLHFDPVVLRLIGLLKKALPDCAEEDIFWGYHFVTGALMLTLARTGRIDRLSGGLCNSDDYDAVKARMATFMAAGFKSICEQRGGGEVR is encoded by the coding sequence ATGCCAGGCAACACCACATCCCGGCCCGAGCCCGCGAGCAAGGCGAAGCGGGCCCGATCGCGGTCGAAACGCCCGACCAAGGCGGAACAGCGCGCGGAAATGACCGAACAGATCCTGGATGCCGCCGAGCATCTGTTTTCCAGGCACGGCCTGTATGGCGTCACGCTGAAGGACGTGGCGCAACGCGTTGGCGTTCACCATACCCTGGTCAACTACTACTACAACGACAAGAAACAGCTGTTCGACGCCGTGATCGCGCGTCGTGCCGAGGTGACCAGCGGGCTGCGGATGAAGGCGCTCGACGAGTACGAGGAAGCGAGCGGAGGCAAGCCCACGGTGGAAGGGGCCTTGCATGCATTCCTCGACACCGACCTCGACCTCTATCACCAGGGGGGCGAGAAGTGGAAGAATTACGGGGCGCTCGGCGCGCTGGCGTCCAACACCTCCTATGGCGCCGAACTCATGGATCTGCATTTCGATCCAGTGGTGCTGCGCCTGATAGGCCTGCTCAAGAAGGCGCTACCGGATTGCGCCGAGGAGGATATCTTCTGGGGCTATCACTTCGTCACCGGCGCACTGATGCTGACTCTGGCGCGCACGGGCCGTATTGACAGGCTCTCGGGTGGCCTCTGCAACTCGGACGATTACGACGCGGTGAAAGCACGCATGGCCACTTTCATGGCTGCCGGCTTCAAGTCAATCTGCGAACAACGGGGAGGAGGAGAGGTACGCTGA
- a CDS encoding peroxiredoxin yields MISEGRVPHTVFKTRVRDESVGGDNPYRWEDKSTDDIFAGKKVVVFSLPGAFTPTCSSNHLPRYEELYDEMKAAGVDDVYCLSVNDAFVMFQWGKQIGANNVKMLPDGNGEFTRKMGMLVDKSNLGFGMRSWRYSMLVNDGKIEKLFAEPDFGDVCPTDPFEVSDADTMLAYLKGTEPQGVSAPRKAFVG; encoded by the coding sequence ATGATTTCTGAAGGCCGTGTACCTCACACAGTATTCAAGACCCGGGTTCGGGATGAATCCGTCGGCGGCGACAACCCCTATCGCTGGGAAGACAAGTCCACCGACGACATTTTCGCCGGCAAGAAGGTTGTCGTATTCTCGCTGCCAGGTGCGTTTACCCCGACCTGTTCATCCAATCACCTGCCCCGCTATGAGGAGCTGTACGACGAGATGAAGGCGGCCGGTGTCGACGACGTCTACTGCCTGTCCGTGAATGACGCCTTTGTCATGTTCCAGTGGGGCAAGCAGATCGGCGCCAACAACGTGAAAATGCTGCCTGACGGCAATGGTGAGTTCACCCGCAAGATGGGCATGCTGGTCGACAAGTCCAACCTGGGCTTTGGCATGCGCTCCTGGCGCTACTCCATGCTGGTCAACGATGGCAAGATCGAGAAGCTGTTCGCCGAACCCGACTTTGGCGACGTGTGCCCGACCGACCCGTTTGAAGTGTCGGATGCAGACACCATGCTGGCTTATCTCAAGGGCACAGAACCCCAGGGTGTGTCGGCTCCACGCAAGGCCTTTGTAGGCTGA
- a CDS encoding OmcA/MtrC family decaheme c-type cytochrome yields the protein MTRHIALSACLLSLLIACGGGGGGDRAPGVEPGPPPPGGPVTPPPPELPQPNPAPYAEASELFPFITSARIPEDGRPVVEFQLSDGNNTAITDLAASNVRFIIAKLTPAPEGNLTGSWQSYINSIEQPGVGPGAAAKLRATTEDNGEFSHEGGGHYRYRFATAINDLAPEILDQADSEGLDLGYDAGLTHRVAIQFSGGQEPANPSYDWVPASGARDNIFRQEITTTANCNRCHDQLTVHGGRTEIDYCVTCHNPGSTDANSGNTVDMKVMIHKIHRGAALPSVQAGGEYAIYGFRDSKHDYSELRYPQDIRRCTTCHAGTATGAGREDLVLTAQGDNWAEYSSRAVCGSCHDDLDFDSHAGGQPDDSRCASCHSASGRAGSIAASHRIPLEEARRAFRAEILAVENTAPGQRARVSFRVQNPLTGEDYDLANDPVWRQANSSLNVRLAWDTRDYHNTGNGSDNASSIGVNALASASANGDGSYSVTLPLPVPNSDTAPGIAASGSGVAVIDGHPAVDYNDDGTAENVPVGDVHAFFPIDEADGLAVPRRQSVELEQCLVCHGSLVFHGDNRADNIDSCVSCHNPRNTDRDTRAVAANPPTDGKQEESLDFKHLIHGIHAAAMRTEPLQIVGFRGFTTYSYDTSTVHYPGRLDNCLACHRDSGFSLPLAEGVLATTVDTGPEPADPRDDRVATAATTACAGCHDSPEARAHMTANGGHFNTTQQAVDNGEVVEQCALCHGAGRSQDVAEVHRVRALP from the coding sequence ATGACACGGCACATTGCACTGAGCGCCTGCTTGCTGAGCCTGCTGATAGCCTGCGGTGGTGGGGGCGGCGGCGACCGGGCTCCCGGTGTCGAACCGGGCCCGCCACCGCCGGGCGGGCCTGTCACCCCGCCGCCTCCCGAGCTGCCCCAGCCGAACCCGGCTCCCTATGCCGAAGCCAGCGAGCTGTTTCCGTTCATCACCTCTGCTCGTATTCCTGAGGACGGCCGGCCAGTGGTCGAATTCCAGCTCAGCGATGGCAACAATACCGCCATCACCGATCTCGCGGCGAGCAATGTGCGCTTTATCATCGCCAAACTGACCCCCGCACCCGAGGGCAACCTGACCGGCAGCTGGCAATCCTACATCAACAGCATCGAACAACCCGGCGTCGGCCCCGGCGCCGCAGCGAAACTGCGCGCCACCACCGAGGACAACGGCGAATTCAGCCACGAAGGCGGAGGGCACTACCGCTACCGGTTCGCCACCGCGATCAACGACCTGGCGCCGGAAATCCTGGACCAGGCCGACAGCGAGGGCCTGGATCTGGGATACGACGCCGGCCTCACTCACCGCGTGGCAATCCAGTTCAGTGGCGGCCAGGAGCCCGCCAATCCCAGCTATGACTGGGTCCCCGCCAGCGGCGCCCGCGACAATATTTTCCGCCAGGAGATAACCACCACCGCCAACTGCAACCGTTGTCACGACCAGCTCACGGTACACGGCGGGCGCACAGAGATAGACTACTGCGTCACCTGCCACAACCCGGGCTCCACTGACGCCAACAGCGGCAACACGGTGGACATGAAGGTGATGATTCACAAGATTCACCGGGGCGCGGCACTACCCAGCGTACAGGCGGGTGGCGAGTATGCAATTTATGGATTCCGCGACAGCAAGCACGATTACTCCGAGCTGCGCTATCCCCAGGACATCCGCCGCTGCACCACTTGTCACGCCGGCACCGCCACTGGCGCCGGCCGGGAGGATCTGGTGCTGACCGCCCAGGGCGACAACTGGGCCGAGTATTCCTCGCGCGCCGTCTGCGGCAGTTGCCACGATGACCTGGATTTCGACAGCCATGCCGGCGGCCAGCCGGACGACTCCCGCTGCGCCAGCTGTCACTCGGCAAGTGGCAGGGCCGGCAGCATTGCCGCCAGCCACCGCATCCCGCTCGAGGAAGCTCGCCGGGCTTTTCGGGCAGAGATCCTGGCGGTGGAGAACACGGCGCCCGGGCAGCGGGCGCGGGTCAGTTTCCGGGTGCAGAACCCGCTGACCGGAGAAGACTACGACCTGGCCAATGACCCGGTCTGGCGCCAGGCCAACAGTTCACTGAATGTACGCCTGGCCTGGGATACCCGCGATTACCACAACACCGGCAATGGCAGTGACAATGCCAGCTCCATCGGCGTCAATGCGCTGGCCAGTGCCAGTGCCAACGGCGATGGCAGCTACAGCGTCACACTGCCGCTGCCGGTACCGAACAGCGACACCGCTCCGGGTATCGCGGCCTCCGGCAGCGGGGTCGCGGTGATCGACGGCCACCCGGCGGTGGACTACAACGACGACGGGACTGCCGAAAACGTGCCGGTCGGTGACGTCCATGCATTTTTCCCGATCGACGAAGCAGATGGACTGGCGGTGCCACGGCGCCAGTCGGTGGAACTCGAACAATGCCTGGTCTGTCACGGCTCCCTGGTATTCCACGGCGACAACCGGGCCGACAACATTGACAGCTGCGTCAGCTGCCACAATCCGCGCAACACCGACCGCGACACACGCGCCGTCGCCGCCAACCCGCCCACTGACGGCAAACAGGAGGAGTCGCTGGATTTCAAGCACCTGATCCATGGTATCCACGCCGCGGCAATGCGCACTGAGCCGCTACAGATCGTTGGCTTCAGGGGCTTCACCACCTACAGCTACGATACCAGCACGGTGCACTATCCGGGGCGGCTGGACAACTGCCTCGCATGCCACCGTGATTCAGGCTTCAGTCTGCCGCTGGCCGAAGGGGTACTGGCGACCACCGTCGATACCGGCCCGGAACCAGCCGATCCACGCGACGACCGGGTGGCTACCGCCGCCACCACGGCCTGCGCGGGCTGTCACGACTCACCCGAGGCCCGCGCTCATATGACTGCCAACGGAGGCCACTTCAACACCACCCAGCAGGCAGTGGACAATGGCGAAGTCGTGGAGCAGTGCGCGCTGTGTCACGGTGCGGGGCGATCGCAGGACGTGGCAGAGGTGCACCGGGTACGCGCCCTGCCTTGA
- a CDS encoding MtrB/PioB family outer membrane beta-barrel protein: MRRHGLELEAGYRLPHRSKLSLNYAREKIQRENAATEATREDRYTLKYRLQPWQPLQARLELGWANRGADTYRWDQSWFARRDSALINITPDNQRFSNHPLLSQYHLANREQWRYKLSLNYLPAPRWNLNLNLQGREDDYDKSALGVTDSRFQSLQLSAAYSPGERLQLSIHAGLERQRSRQGSRAFRGGQEKNAFAVTPPLPQASDPGRDWWLDSRDDSLVLGGQLRWQPGERLELELDYQWIDTGSEQDFSPVAAADLNPASLPAVDTRLHQFDAGGIWHWREAVSLRLHYRYYRYQSSDWTWRDVQPDTMDKVLSFGQRNPNENLHYMGLSVLYRWH, translated from the coding sequence CTGCGCCGCCACGGGCTCGAACTTGAGGCGGGCTACCGCCTGCCGCACCGCAGCAAGCTCAGCCTGAACTATGCCCGGGAGAAGATCCAGCGCGAGAACGCTGCCACCGAAGCAACCCGCGAGGACCGCTATACCCTGAAATACCGGCTGCAACCCTGGCAGCCCTTGCAGGCCCGACTGGAACTGGGCTGGGCCAATCGCGGCGCCGACACCTACCGCTGGGATCAATCCTGGTTCGCACGACGGGACAGCGCACTGATCAATATCACACCGGACAACCAGCGCTTCAGCAATCACCCACTGCTGAGCCAGTACCACCTGGCCAATCGCGAACAGTGGCGCTACAAGCTGAGCCTGAACTATCTGCCTGCGCCACGCTGGAACCTGAACCTGAACCTGCAGGGACGGGAGGACGACTACGACAAGAGCGCGCTGGGAGTGACAGACTCACGCTTCCAGAGCCTGCAGCTGAGCGCAGCCTACAGCCCCGGGGAGCGACTGCAACTGAGCATCCACGCCGGCCTCGAACGACAGCGCTCGAGGCAGGGCAGCCGGGCCTTCCGCGGTGGCCAGGAAAAAAATGCCTTCGCCGTCACGCCGCCCCTGCCCCAGGCCAGCGACCCCGGCCGCGACTGGTGGCTGGACAGCCGGGATGACAGCCTGGTGCTGGGGGGACAGCTGCGCTGGCAGCCGGGGGAGCGGCTCGAGTTGGAACTCGACTACCAGTGGATCGACACCGGCAGCGAGCAGGATTTCAGCCCCGTGGCGGCTGCCGATCTGAACCCGGCCAGCCTGCCCGCCGTCGATACCCGCCTGCATCAGTTCGATGCCGGCGGCATCTGGCACTGGCGCGAAGCCGTATCACTGCGCTTGCACTATCGCTACTACCGCTACCAGTCCAGTGATTGGACCTGGCGTGACGTGCAGCCCGATACGATGGACAAGGTGCTGAGCTTCGGCCAGCGTAACCCGAACGAGAATCTGCATTACATGGGTCTGTCAGTGTTGTACCGCTGGCACTAG
- a CDS encoding MtrB/PioB family outer membrane beta-barrel protein: protein MAGQYNGLQDQGFSLLGKLDWRRFTAGDSHWQVQLSDPGLDTREGTVRWGVRDRLQISASFDSQYQQRNDSGLTPFRGDSLLQLPGNWSGGRTTGDWTELAEALQPFDRSLERNNYELALETRLSPRWQLQSALRYSTRKGTGDTGAAIYSDAAAGDAVLLPAPVDHRSFDADTTLSYSGTRLHLQGSIVWSDFDNRDQSLRWHNPYIAWAGSGAGAVADDQSPTDAFSLPAVEGALSLAPDNQHGSARLAGHYLFGPRLRLQFDGSYGLTEQDQELMPYSANPGLQLEQALPRDSFSGKVATTAAKVRLQWQPHRQLELKLAYRLRDRDYRPPATATAMFPGTTRTRSGPSSPFTTPVTTCAATGSNLRRATACRTAASSA, encoded by the coding sequence ATGGCCGGGCAGTACAACGGCCTGCAGGACCAGGGCTTCAGTTTGCTGGGCAAGCTCGACTGGCGCCGCTTTACAGCCGGCGACAGCCACTGGCAGGTCCAGCTGTCAGACCCCGGCCTGGACACACGGGAGGGCACGGTGCGCTGGGGCGTTCGCGACCGGCTGCAGATTAGCGCCAGCTTTGACAGCCAATACCAGCAGCGCAACGACAGCGGCCTGACCCCGTTCCGCGGCGATTCCCTGCTGCAACTGCCGGGCAACTGGAGCGGCGGCCGCACTACAGGGGACTGGACCGAACTGGCAGAGGCGCTGCAACCCTTTGACCGAAGCCTGGAGCGCAACAACTATGAGCTGGCGCTGGAGACCCGGCTGAGCCCACGCTGGCAGCTGCAGTCCGCGCTGCGCTACAGTACCCGCAAGGGCACCGGCGATACCGGCGCGGCCATCTACAGCGATGCCGCGGCGGGCGATGCCGTGCTGCTGCCTGCGCCGGTGGATCACCGCAGTTTCGACGCCGATACCACGCTCAGCTACAGCGGTACCCGCCTGCACTTGCAGGGCAGCATTGTCTGGTCGGATTTCGACAACCGGGATCAGTCGCTGCGCTGGCACAACCCCTATATCGCCTGGGCAGGCAGTGGCGCCGGTGCGGTCGCGGACGACCAGAGTCCCACCGACGCATTCAGCTTGCCCGCCGTGGAGGGAGCGCTGAGCCTCGCGCCGGACAACCAGCACGGCAGCGCCCGCCTCGCCGGACACTATTTGTTCGGCCCCCGCCTGCGGCTGCAGTTCGATGGCAGCTACGGCCTCACCGAGCAGGACCAGGAACTGATGCCCTACTCGGCCAACCCCGGCCTGCAGCTCGAACAGGCCCTGCCTCGCGACAGCTTTTCCGGCAAAGTTGCCACCACTGCCGCCAAAGTGCGCCTGCAATGGCAACCGCACCGGCAGCTGGAACTGAAGCTGGCGTACCGGCTGCGCGACCGGGACTACCGCCCCCCCGCGACGGCTACCGCTATGTTCCCGGGGACCACGCGGACCAGGTCAGGCCCGAGCTCACCGTTTACAACACCAGTCACGACCTGCGCCGCCACGGGCTCGAACTTGAGGCGGGCTACCGCCTGCCGCACCGCAGCAAGCTCAGCCTGA
- a CDS encoding DmsE family decaheme c-type cytochrome, giving the protein MTLRATLLLLALGLSALCTGANEQSQPDCLACHTATADVAVHAVFHTVHGALDGGGAAACSACHGASEAHARRPTDAAPQVSFGPRWQAEAEARDGACLGCHAGGSALHWAGSEHQQEGLDCASCHRSHRQQDPALNESESQAVCVSCHSRVRAELLLPSRHPIAEGKTACGDCHNPHGALTGASLREPSLNEQCFTCHQDKRGPFLWEHPPAAEDCGLCHRPHGAVHDRLLTVRGPALCQQCHAAAFHPSLPYGSEGLAGGGANRNLLGKNCLNCHSRIHGSNHPSGARLAR; this is encoded by the coding sequence ATGACCCTGCGCGCGACCCTACTGCTGCTGGCGCTGGGACTGAGCGCGCTGTGTACCGGCGCCAATGAACAGTCTCAGCCGGATTGCCTGGCCTGCCACACCGCCACGGCTGATGTCGCGGTACATGCTGTTTTCCACACCGTTCACGGCGCTCTTGACGGCGGCGGCGCCGCGGCCTGCAGCGCCTGCCACGGCGCCAGTGAGGCCCACGCCCGGCGTCCCACCGACGCCGCGCCGCAAGTGAGTTTTGGTCCGCGCTGGCAAGCCGAGGCGGAGGCCCGGGACGGCGCCTGCCTAGGCTGCCATGCCGGCGGCAGCGCCCTGCATTGGGCCGGCAGTGAGCACCAGCAGGAAGGCCTGGACTGCGCCAGCTGCCACCGCAGCCATCGGCAGCAGGACCCGGCACTGAATGAGAGCGAATCCCAGGCCGTGTGTGTCAGCTGTCACAGCAGGGTGCGGGCAGAGCTGCTACTGCCCTCGCGCCATCCCATTGCCGAGGGCAAAACAGCCTGCGGCGATTGCCACAACCCCCACGGCGCCCTGACCGGCGCCAGCTTGCGGGAGCCCAGCCTGAACGAACAATGCTTCACCTGCCACCAGGACAAGCGCGGCCCTTTCCTGTGGGAGCATCCGCCAGCGGCAGAGGACTGCGGACTCTGCCACCGGCCCCACGGCGCAGTTCACGACCGGCTGTTGACCGTACGCGGCCCGGCCCTGTGTCAGCAGTGTCACGCGGCCGCCTTCCATCCCAGCCTCCCCTACGGCAGCGAGGGCCTGGCAGGCGGCGGCGCCAACCGCAACCTGCTGGGCAAGAACTGCCTGAACTGTCACAGCCGGATCCATGGCAGCAACCATCCCTCCGGCGCCCGGCTGGCCCGATGA
- a CDS encoding cytochrome c3 family protein: MPWPSADHTRSPTAVAPGVSFGPRWSATAEQQNSQCLQCHGDDAARHWEGAHHQRQDLSCVTCHDIHITGDPVMQPATQREVCTVCHKEQQSGIHEMERAASFNPPCSSCHSPHDRQSPHQVMLGNRSAGCAGCHNLVAMADDPQVSPKATSYHKVMAQQDKSCLNCHVGIAHGTAEGVAAQVREARNARRLTLFYPGQSDSEWLLSEHPGSQPLRQGSNCQQCHRGEEADMGKALAGDGVAAVSRDISIGFARRGDELEIEISWRGPADDQDIALMWGDGRNEAFSSAGCFAACHSDMPGMTRDRGQQMDKYLLASRLQQRQIGRPAIVRDEAALARLREAGNFAELWRVKLQRQAATVETATVLAQLEWHPATLVTASASHSDGRWRVSLRRQLQGGSGSLDFASAQQMTFGVALHGADRPGGKHWVSLPQTFSMGATHTDFKAQ; encoded by the coding sequence ATGCCATGGCCCAGTGCCGACCACACCCGCTCGCCCACCGCAGTGGCCCCCGGCGTCAGCTTTGGTCCGCGCTGGTCCGCCACTGCCGAGCAGCAGAACAGCCAGTGCCTGCAGTGTCACGGCGATGACGCGGCCCGCCACTGGGAAGGGGCCCACCACCAGCGCCAGGACCTGAGCTGTGTGACCTGTCACGACATACACATCACCGGCGACCCGGTCATGCAGCCCGCAACCCAGCGGGAAGTCTGCACCGTGTGTCACAAGGAGCAGCAATCCGGCATTCACGAGATGGAGCGGGCAGCGTCGTTTAATCCGCCCTGCAGCAGCTGCCACAGTCCCCATGACCGGCAATCCCCCCATCAGGTCATGCTCGGCAATCGCTCGGCGGGCTGCGCCGGCTGTCACAACCTGGTGGCAATGGCCGATGATCCCCAGGTATCGCCCAAGGCCACCAGTTACCACAAGGTCATGGCCCAGCAGGACAAGAGCTGTCTCAACTGCCATGTCGGTATCGCCCATGGCACCGCAGAGGGTGTCGCCGCCCAGGTGCGCGAGGCGCGCAATGCACGCCGGCTGACCCTGTTTTACCCCGGCCAGTCCGACAGTGAGTGGCTCTTGAGTGAACATCCCGGCTCCCAGCCGCTGCGTCAGGGCAGTAACTGCCAGCAGTGCCATCGAGGCGAAGAGGCCGATATGGGCAAGGCTCTCGCCGGAGACGGCGTCGCCGCCGTCAGCCGCGATATCTCGATCGGCTTTGCCCGCCGCGGCGACGAACTCGAAATCGAGATCAGCTGGCGGGGCCCCGCCGATGACCAGGATATCGCCCTGATGTGGGGCGACGGACGCAACGAGGCGTTCAGCTCCGCCGGCTGCTTCGCCGCCTGTCACAGCGATATGCCCGGGATGACCCGCGATCGAGGCCAGCAGATGGACAAATACCTGCTGGCCTCGCGCCTGCAGCAACGCCAGATCGGCCGGCCCGCCATCGTCAGGGACGAGGCGGCCCTGGCCCGCTTGCGCGAAGCCGGAAATTTCGCCGAATTGTGGCGAGTCAAGTTGCAGCGACAAGCCGCGACAGTGGAAACCGCTACCGTCCTGGCCCAGCTCGAATGGCACCCCGCCACGCTGGTGACCGCCAGCGCCAGCCACAGTGACGGGCGCTGGCGGGTCTCATTGCGGCGGCAATTGCAGGGCGGATCTGGCAGCCTGGATTTCGCCAGCGCGCAGCAAATGACCTTTGGCGTCGCCCTGCACGGCGCCGACCGGCCCGGAGGCAAACACTGGGTGTCGCTGCCCCAGACCTTCTCCATGGGCGCAACCCACACCGACTTCAAGGCGCAATAA
- a CDS encoding NapC/NirT family cytochrome c, with the protein MSSRTLGEWLRSLRRPSARHSILALVAVGIAIGLAIWASWNFGMEATGTEEFCLSCHEMRDNPWPQLQQTSHYSNAAGIKATCTDCHLPKEFIPKMVRKIEASREVWGSLIGLINTREKYIAHAPAMKAREIARLRANDSQECRNCHVVERMQLTLQSRRAREYHQAMASNGKTCIDCHVGIAHPGSAGQAAAGSH; encoded by the coding sequence ATGTCCAGCCGGACATTGGGGGAATGGCTACGCAGTCTGCGCCGACCTTCAGCGCGCCATTCCATCCTGGCGTTGGTGGCGGTGGGGATCGCCATCGGCCTGGCGATCTGGGCGTCATGGAATTTCGGCATGGAGGCCACCGGCACCGAGGAGTTTTGCCTCAGCTGCCATGAAATGCGCGACAACCCCTGGCCGCAATTGCAACAGACCAGTCACTACAGCAATGCCGCCGGCATCAAGGCCACCTGCACCGACTGCCACCTGCCAAAGGAATTCATCCCCAAAATGGTGCGCAAGATAGAGGCCTCGCGCGAGGTCTGGGGCAGCCTGATCGGGTTGATCAACACCCGGGAAAAATACATTGCCCACGCCCCTGCTATGAAGGCTCGCGAGATCGCGCGGTTGCGCGCCAATGATTCCCAGGAATGCCGCAACTGCCACGTGGTGGAACGCATGCAACTCACGCTGCAGTCACGCCGGGCGAGAGAATACCACCAGGCCATGGCGAGCAACGGCAAAACCTGCATCGACTGTCATGTGGGCATCGCCCACCCTGGCAGCGCCGGGCAAGCCGCTGCCGGCAGCCACTGA